One genomic window of Salmo salar chromosome ssa12, Ssal_v3.1, whole genome shotgun sequence includes the following:
- the LOC106565312 gene encoding achaete-scute homolog 5 has translation MPQVEESYNSLAAPIPYPSICLKSLSLSVCTITMSAVFSHPFVDQRPTYLNRGSSLPYGLSPSSGYSENRPNTHSDHLHSGSDPLAHTVPFLLYPTTMDPGGLYEASFRGPGGPNLLPYLSPFHHGHFGVYECPFEPAFIQKRNERERQRVKCVNQGYAKLRDHLPGAASEKRLSKVETLRAAINYIKYLQGLVEGQGKGREGYEGGQVCHSPSSAHCRTEDSDHSNGGSPRSLSDSSSSSAGIDCEESAGSGT, from the coding sequence ATGCCACAAGTGGAGGAAAGTTACAACTCACTCGCTGCTCCGATCCCTTATCCATCCATTTGTCttaagagtctctctctctctgtctgcaccaTCACCATGAGTGCTGTCTTCTCCCACCCCTTCGTAGACCAGCGGCCCACCTACCTAAACAGAGGCAGCAGCCTGCCGTATGGTCTGTCTCCCTCTAGTGGCTACTCTGAGAACCGCCCAAACACCCACTCCGACCACCTCCACTCTGGCTCTGACCCTCTGGCCCACACAGTGcccttcctcctctaccccaccacaATGGACCCTGGAGGCCTCTATGAAGCCTCGTTCCGGGGCCCTGGAGGCCCCAATCTCCTCCCTTACTTGTCCCCATTCCACCACGGGCACTTTGGGGTGTACGAGTGCCCTTTCGAGCCAGCGTTCATCCAGAAGCGTAACGAGCGGGAGCGTCAGAGGGTGAAGTGTGTGAACCAGGGTTATGCCAAGCTGAGGGACCACCTGCCAGGGGCTGCCAGTGAGAAGAGGCTCAGTAAAGTGGAGACACTGAGGGCAGCAATTAATTATATTAAATACCTGCAGGGACTGGTGGAGGGGCAGGGGAAGGGCAGAGAGGGGTATGAGGGGGGACAGGTGTGCCACAGCCCCAGTTCTGCCCACTGTAGGACGGAGGACTCGGACCACAGCAATGGGGGgtcacctcgctctctctcagactcctcctcttcctccgcgGGGATAGACTGTGAGGAGTCAGCGGGCTCTGGGACCTAG